One genomic segment of Paraburkholderia phymatum STM815 includes these proteins:
- a CDS encoding HNH endonuclease signature motif containing protein yields MGRWAHLYETVRWRKLRASHLHAHPCCVMCLALGFDTRATIVDHRHPHRGDTRLFFDPSNLQSLCKLHHDSVKQTAEKRGLMPGCDEDGNPVDPKHPWNRGLHHETR; encoded by the coding sequence ATGGGACGCTGGGCACACCTCTACGAGACGGTGCGCTGGCGGAAGTTGCGTGCCTCCCATCTTCACGCGCACCCCTGCTGCGTGATGTGCCTCGCGCTCGGCTTCGACACGCGCGCGACCATCGTCGATCACAGGCACCCGCACCGCGGCGATACGCGGCTGTTCTTCGATCCGTCCAATCTCCAGTCCCTCTGCAAGCTCCATCACGACAGCGTCAAGCAGACCGCCGAGAAGCGCGGCCTGATGCCCGGCTGTGACGAGGACGGCAATCCGGTTGACCCGAAACACCCCTGGAATCGAGGTCTGCACCATGAAACCCGGTAA
- a CDS encoding RusA family crossover junction endodeoxyribonuclease, producing the protein MRVAFTLRGEPASKANSREIVARKVRSKTDGTLKTRPMSIKSDKARNFERDALKQIPPSARVRMTGPVRVILKIFYATERPDLDESVILDVMQDRFRTVTVKGIERRELVYHGVYRNDRQVRQKFVFHGIDRVNPRAEVVIESLQEQQLALALEPDFDPFEVIA; encoded by the coding sequence ATGCGCGTCGCGTTCACGCTCAGGGGCGAGCCCGCATCAAAAGCGAACTCGCGTGAGATCGTCGCGCGCAAGGTTCGCAGCAAGACCGATGGCACGCTCAAGACCCGTCCGATGTCGATCAAGAGCGACAAGGCGCGCAACTTCGAGCGCGACGCGCTGAAACAGATCCCGCCATCGGCACGCGTGCGCATGACGGGACCCGTGCGCGTGATCCTGAAAATCTTCTATGCGACCGAGCGGCCTGATCTTGACGAGAGCGTGATCCTCGATGTCATGCAGGACCGTTTTCGCACCGTGACGGTCAAGGGCATCGAGCGGCGCGAACTCGTATATCACGGCGTGTATCGCAATGACCGGCAGGTCCGGCAGAAGTTTGTCTTTCACGGTATCGACCGCGTGAATCCGCGCGCCGAGGTCGTGATCGAATCGTTGCAGGAGCAACAGCTTGCGCTTGCCCTTGAACCCGACTTTGATCCGTTCGAAGTTATCGCCTGA
- a CDS encoding DnaB-like helicase N-terminal domain-containing protein, whose product MNFENDLRTRAERLVLSALMQDNGSLRHIATLRPSHFSHDTHGQIFRHMLALIAKDVPADACSVFASMGHKRQLRKVGLFSYLCEIAALPAIPANIGFYACALTSEELVSMALRLAPVLLDPAHDHRISDPGHCHDINRPLVMWAAVEPSTDR is encoded by the coding sequence ATGAACTTCGAAAACGATCTCCGCACACGTGCCGAAAGGCTCGTGCTATCGGCGCTCATGCAGGACAACGGTTCGCTTCGTCACATCGCGACGCTCAGGCCGTCGCACTTCTCGCATGACACGCACGGGCAGATCTTTCGCCACATGCTCGCGCTGATCGCGAAGGACGTACCGGCCGATGCATGCAGCGTGTTCGCATCGATGGGCCACAAGCGGCAACTGCGCAAGGTCGGTCTGTTCTCGTACCTGTGCGAGATCGCGGCATTGCCCGCGATCCCGGCCAACATCGGCTTCTACGCATGCGCGCTGACCAGCGAGGAACTGGTCAGCATGGCGCTGCGTCTGGCGCCGGTACTGCTCGACCCCGCGCACGATCATCGCATCAGCGATCCCGGCCACTGCCACGACATCAATCGTCCGCTCGTGATGTGGGCGGCTGTCGAACCCTCAACGGATCGCTGA
- a CDS encoding helix-turn-helix transcriptional regulator produces MECKERLLRMPEVVRRTGMSSTTVYRRISDGTFPRPVSLGCNRVAWLESEIDAWIFARVEERERDRETEAA; encoded by the coding sequence ATGGAGTGCAAAGAACGTCTGCTACGCATGCCGGAAGTCGTCAGGCGCACCGGCATGAGTTCGACCACGGTCTATCGCAGGATCAGCGATGGAACGTTCCCGCGCCCGGTCTCGCTCGGTTGCAATCGGGTCGCGTGGCTCGAATCGGAGATCGACGCATGGATCTTCGCGAGGGTCGAAGAACGCGAGCGTGATCGAGAAACGGAAGCGGCCTGA
- a CDS encoding YqaJ viral recombinase family nuclease, with amino-acid sequence MNTQRDAWLELRRKGIGGSDAAAALGQSRHKTSFQLYQEKTDDTFDIVVSSEHAERMRFGQRMEAVIADEYAERYGVKLRRHNRIAHHPRYGFMLANYDRTIDGRREGLEAKNVDALSYRFGEWGEPGSDMIPPEYMLQCAHYLSVSGYDVWHLAACIGGNRLEVYHVERDAEMIELIEEGEATFWKHIERKEAPSLDYQHASAIPLLKRMYSGTNGATIKLPAEAVALHFSKLDFDEQEKLMHAGSEAARARLLHMMGNASIGLLPNGGSYRRKIVERKGYEVEPVEYVDFRYSKKGGHGDE; translated from the coding sequence ATGAACACGCAGCGAGACGCGTGGCTTGAGCTTCGTCGTAAAGGCATCGGCGGCAGTGATGCGGCGGCGGCGCTCGGCCAGTCGCGCCACAAAACGAGCTTCCAGCTTTATCAAGAAAAAACCGATGACACGTTCGATATTGTCGTGTCGTCCGAGCACGCGGAACGCATGCGCTTCGGCCAGCGCATGGAAGCGGTCATTGCCGACGAGTACGCCGAACGCTATGGCGTGAAGCTGCGCCGCCACAACCGGATCGCGCATCACCCGAGGTACGGCTTCATGCTCGCGAACTATGACCGAACGATCGACGGCCGGCGCGAAGGACTGGAAGCGAAAAACGTTGATGCGCTGTCGTATCGCTTCGGCGAATGGGGCGAGCCGGGAAGCGACATGATCCCGCCGGAATACATGCTGCAATGCGCCCACTACCTGTCCGTATCGGGCTATGACGTGTGGCATCTGGCGGCATGTATCGGCGGCAACCGCCTCGAGGTGTACCACGTCGAGCGCGACGCAGAGATGATCGAACTGATCGAGGAAGGCGAAGCCACGTTCTGGAAGCACATCGAACGCAAGGAAGCGCCGTCGCTCGATTACCAGCACGCGAGCGCGATCCCGCTGCTCAAGCGCATGTACAGCGGCACCAACGGCGCGACGATCAAGCTGCCTGCCGAAGCGGTCGCGCTGCACTTCTCGAAGCTGGACTTCGACGAGCAGGAAAAGCTCATGCACGCGGGGTCCGAAGCGGCGCGCGCGCGGTTGCTGCACATGATGGGCAATGCGTCGATCGGTTTGTTGCCGAACGGCGGCTCGTATCGCCGCAAGATCGTCGAGCGCAAGGGCTATGAGGTCGAGCCGGTCGAATACGTCGACTTCCGTTATTCGAAGAAGGGAGGACACGGCGATGAATGA